The following coding sequences lie in one Spirosoma sp. KUDC1026 genomic window:
- a CDS encoding peptidase, producing MTYCLGIKVAEGLVAIADTRLTSGSEVSSNRKISVHEVENHSLFIMTSGLRSVRDKAITYFKEVLAEQDRSFNKLYKAVNAFGEQVKRVAMEDKTSLIANGLNFNLNAIVGGQLEDDEEHKLYMLYPEGNWVEVDHGSPFKIIGNSGYGKPLLFRNLAYDTSLQDALKIGFLAFDATRVSANDVDYPLDVVVYPKDSFHMTEYRLEKEDMDKVSQQWSALLSNSVQKLPSSWMDPIFDKVKAVRYQSQGN from the coding sequence ATGACATATTGTTTAGGAATCAAGGTCGCAGAGGGCCTGGTTGCCATCGCGGATACGCGACTTACATCGGGTTCAGAAGTTTCGTCGAACCGTAAGATTTCCGTTCACGAAGTCGAAAATCATTCGCTGTTTATCATGACATCCGGGCTTCGCTCGGTACGCGATAAAGCCATTACGTACTTTAAGGAAGTACTGGCCGAACAGGACCGCTCCTTCAACAAACTCTATAAAGCCGTCAACGCCTTTGGTGAACAGGTCAAGCGCGTGGCAATGGAAGACAAGACATCCCTCATCGCTAATGGTTTGAATTTTAACCTCAACGCTATTGTGGGCGGTCAGCTGGAAGATGACGAAGAGCATAAGCTCTATATGCTCTATCCGGAAGGAAACTGGGTTGAGGTTGATCATGGATCACCCTTCAAAATCATTGGTAACTCGGGCTACGGCAAACCTCTGCTGTTCCGGAATCTGGCCTACGACACCAGCCTGCAGGATGCCCTGAAAATCGGCTTTCTGGCATTCGACGCGACACGGGTCAGCGCCAATGATGTAGACTATCCCCTGGATGTTGTCGTCTATCCGAAAGACAGCTTTCACATGACCGAATACCGGCTCGAAAAAGAGGATATGGACAAAGTTTCGCAGCAGTGGAGCGCTTTGCTGAGCAATTCGGTGCAAAAATTACCATCGTCGTGGATGGATCCCATTTTCGATAAAGTCAAGGCAGTTCGTTACCAAAGTCAGGGCAACTAG
- a CDS encoding transglutaminase domain-containing protein produces MHLHVRHTSEYSYDYPVALGPQTLYLYPRAYPYQRLVRYQLTIDPKPSRIVKNIDVEGNVQQLVYFNHPTHHLHVTAEIELQSDEFNSFDFVLFPFETQWVPFRYPAQIESLLQPYLERVGVTERVETWARHIAAKANWQTTSFLMELNQTIRQFQYEVREVGAPFAPEQTLTLQRGSCRDYTTLFMAACRSLGIAARFVSGYLFGNPQQEHQLHAWAEVYLPGAGWRGFDPTEGTVVVNRHIFLTSTAQPELAAPISGTFVGQANSTLRAELVFE; encoded by the coding sequence ATGCACTTACACGTTCGGCACACTTCCGAGTATTCCTACGATTATCCGGTTGCGCTCGGGCCGCAGACGTTGTATCTGTATCCCCGCGCGTATCCGTATCAGCGATTGGTACGGTATCAGCTGACGATTGACCCAAAACCGTCGCGTATTGTTAAGAATATCGACGTTGAAGGCAACGTACAGCAGCTCGTTTATTTCAATCACCCGACGCATCACCTGCACGTAACGGCCGAGATTGAACTCCAGTCCGACGAGTTCAACTCCTTCGATTTTGTGCTTTTTCCCTTCGAAACACAGTGGGTTCCCTTTCGCTATCCGGCTCAGATCGAAAGTCTGTTGCAACCCTATCTGGAGCGGGTGGGCGTAACGGAACGGGTCGAAACCTGGGCCCGGCACATTGCCGCCAAAGCAAATTGGCAAACAACCAGTTTTTTGATGGAGCTGAACCAGACCATCCGGCAGTTTCAGTATGAAGTCAGGGAAGTAGGAGCGCCGTTTGCTCCCGAACAGACCCTTACCCTACAACGGGGTTCCTGCCGGGATTACACGACGCTGTTCATGGCAGCCTGCCGCAGTCTGGGTATTGCCGCCCGTTTCGTCAGCGGTTACCTGTTCGGTAATCCACAGCAGGAACACCAGCTGCATGCCTGGGCCGAAGTTTACCTGCCCGGCGCGGGCTGGCGGGGCTTCGACCCAACGGAAGGTACTGTTGTCGTGAACCGGCATATTTTTCTGACGTCGACCGCCCAGCCTGAACTGGCTGCCCCGATCAGCGGCACCTTTGTTGGACAGGCAAACTCCACACTACGGGCCGAACTCGTCTTTGAATAA
- a CDS encoding fatty acid desaturase codes for MALCLLPFAALAFFKYFTFPLFAVAFVYSIMVMSTHATIWFHRYSTHKAYTFSHPIWRFITQNLVLKTFPEEIYVVSHHVHHAKSDEPGDPYNARGGFMYCMLSDVNHQSIAKDLTEDEYRKTAGFLSHTGVQINNYASYLKWGSVASPYYTVGLWLLNWSFWFTVFFLIGGPGLACALFTGALFWFVLVRAFNYTGHGKGEEKHVEGVDFDRRNLSLNQTRPGIFSGEWHNNHHLYPSSARAGFLRFQIDFAWMYIFGLYKLGMVSSYRDSKSDFLKKYVNSTDR; via the coding sequence ATGGCCCTTTGTCTATTGCCATTCGCTGCCCTGGCCTTTTTTAAATACTTTACATTTCCGCTGTTTGCGGTTGCATTCGTGTATAGCATCATGGTGATGAGTACCCACGCAACCATCTGGTTTCATCGCTACAGTACGCATAAAGCCTATACGTTCAGTCATCCGATATGGCGGTTCATTACCCAGAACCTGGTGCTGAAAACGTTTCCGGAGGAGATTTACGTAGTTTCTCACCACGTCCACCATGCTAAATCGGATGAGCCGGGCGACCCGTATAATGCCAGAGGTGGATTTATGTACTGCATGTTGTCGGACGTGAATCACCAGAGTATTGCCAAAGACCTGACCGAGGACGAGTACAGAAAGACGGCAGGCTTCTTAAGCCATACGGGCGTGCAGATCAATAACTACGCATCGTATTTGAAATGGGGGTCTGTTGCATCACCTTATTATACAGTCGGGTTATGGCTACTAAACTGGTCGTTCTGGTTTACCGTCTTTTTCCTGATTGGCGGACCGGGTCTGGCGTGTGCGCTATTTACGGGTGCTCTGTTCTGGTTTGTTCTGGTACGTGCCTTTAATTATACGGGACATGGCAAGGGGGAAGAAAAGCATGTAGAAGGCGTTGATTTTGATCGCCGTAACCTTTCGTTGAATCAGACGCGACCGGGCATTTTTTCCGGCGAATGGCACAACAATCACCATCTTTATCCCAGCAGCGCCCGGGCGGGTTTCCTGCGGTTTCAGATAGACTTTGCGTGGATGTATATTTTTGGTCTCTATAAACTTGGCATGGTCTCGTCGTACCGGGACAGCAAAAGTGACTTCCTCAAAAAATACGTCAATTCGACGGACAGGTAA